In Thermomonas paludicola, the following are encoded in one genomic region:
- a CDS encoding ABC transporter ATP-binding protein has product MAAADAVPAILTRGLGKVYAAGTEAEVVALRGVDLRIERGEFVAIMGPSGSGKSTLMNLLGCLDTPTSGSCECDGVDVATLDAEQLAKLRRDKIGFVFQGFHLLPRMDATDNVAMPMGYAQIPPAERRRRALAALEAVGLGARAGHFPNELSGGQQQRVAIARALVNQPPILLADEPTGALDSKTGEEILGLFKQLRDGGHTVILITHDAQVAAHANRTYVMSDGELHEQRQAEAA; this is encoded by the coding sequence ATGGCGGCAGCCGATGCAGTACCGGCCATCCTGACGCGCGGCCTTGGCAAGGTCTATGCCGCCGGCACCGAGGCCGAGGTGGTGGCGCTGCGCGGCGTTGATCTGCGTATCGAGCGCGGGGAATTCGTGGCGATCATGGGGCCGTCCGGCTCCGGGAAATCCACCCTGATGAACCTGTTGGGTTGCCTGGACACGCCGACCTCCGGCAGCTGCGAATGCGACGGCGTGGATGTGGCCACGCTGGATGCCGAGCAGTTGGCGAAGCTGCGGCGCGACAAGATCGGGTTCGTGTTCCAGGGCTTCCACCTGCTGCCGCGGATGGACGCCACCGACAACGTGGCGATGCCGATGGGCTATGCGCAGATCCCGCCGGCCGAGCGCCGACGCCGCGCGCTGGCGGCGCTGGAAGCGGTGGGGCTGGGTGCGCGCGCCGGGCATTTTCCCAACGAGTTGTCCGGCGGCCAGCAGCAGCGCGTGGCGATTGCCCGCGCGCTGGTCAACCAGCCGCCGATCCTGCTGGCCGACGAGCCTACCGGCGCGCTCGACAGCAAGACCGGTGAAGAAATCCTGGGCTTGTTCAAGCAACTGCGCGATGGCGGGCACACGGTCATCCTGATTACCCACGATGCACAAGTGGCGGCGCACGCGAACCGCACCTATGTCATGAGTGACGGCGAACTGCATGAGCAGCGCCAGGCGGAGGCAGCATGA
- a CDS encoding ABC transporter permease yields MTLLDILRTAFFALRGNWMRSALTSLGVIIGIAAVIVMVSIGQGTQAEIDKMVSGLGSQRLDIGSSGGMGPGGARSAQGSRWTLTDGDVEAIRTEVPEVQYVAGSLRGGTQVVYAENNASTQWQGVQADWFAINDWQIAQGQGFDAGDYGGSVKPVILGETVRKALFGDDVGIGQTVRLGRVPFTVVGVLASKGQGGFGQDQDDVVVVPLETARRRLSTSQGMPPGAVQSIAVGVDDARNLDSAQAEIESLLRQRHKIEPGADDDFAVRNISQIVATRTATTNLMSKLLGAVAGICLIIGGIGIMNIMLVSVTERIREIGLRMAVGAGPSDVRRQFLAEAMLISLIGGVIGIAIGVVGALLVNKFGDLPIQLNAQVVLLAASFSICTGLFFGYYPARKASLLDPIEALRSQ; encoded by the coding sequence ATGACGCTCCTTGACATCCTTCGCACCGCGTTCTTTGCGCTGCGTGGCAACTGGATGCGCAGCGCGTTGACCTCGCTGGGCGTGATCATCGGCATTGCCGCGGTCATCGTGATGGTGTCCATTGGCCAGGGAACCCAGGCCGAAATCGACAAGATGGTGTCAGGGCTTGGCTCGCAGCGGCTCGACATTGGCAGTTCCGGCGGCATGGGGCCGGGTGGCGCGCGTTCGGCACAGGGTAGCCGGTGGACGTTGACCGATGGCGACGTGGAGGCGATTCGCACCGAGGTGCCCGAGGTGCAATACGTTGCCGGCTCGCTGCGCGGCGGTACGCAAGTGGTGTATGCGGAAAACAACGCATCCACCCAATGGCAGGGCGTGCAGGCGGATTGGTTTGCCATCAATGACTGGCAGATCGCGCAGGGGCAGGGCTTTGATGCGGGCGATTACGGCGGCAGCGTCAAGCCCGTCATCCTCGGCGAGACCGTGCGCAAGGCATTGTTCGGGGATGACGTCGGCATCGGCCAGACCGTGCGGCTGGGACGGGTGCCATTCACCGTGGTTGGCGTGCTTGCGTCGAAGGGACAAGGTGGCTTCGGGCAGGATCAGGACGACGTGGTGGTGGTGCCGCTGGAAACCGCGCGCCGTCGGCTGTCAACGTCGCAGGGCATGCCGCCGGGCGCGGTGCAGTCCATCGCCGTGGGGGTGGACGATGCGCGCAATCTGGACAGCGCGCAGGCCGAAATCGAGAGCCTGCTGCGCCAGCGGCACAAGATCGAGCCGGGCGCCGACGATGATTTCGCGGTGCGCAACATCAGCCAGATCGTGGCGACGCGAACCGCCACCACCAATCTGATGTCCAAGTTGCTGGGTGCGGTGGCCGGCATCTGCCTGATCATCGGCGGCATCGGCATCATGAACATCATGCTGGTCTCGGTGACCGAGCGCATCCGTGAAATCGGGTTGCGCATGGCAGTGGGCGCGGGTCCGTCCGACGTGCGCCGGCAGTTCCTGGCCGAAGCGATGCTGATTTCGCTGATCGGCGGGGTGATCGGCATTGCCATTGGCGTGGTGGGCGCGCTGCTGGTCAACAAATTCGGCGACCTGCCGATCCAGCTCAATGCACAGGTGGTGCTGCTGGCTGCCTCATTCTCCATCTGCACCGGGTTGTTTTTCGGTTATTACCCGGCGCGAAAGGCCTCCCTGCTGGATCCGATCGAGGCGTTGCGCTCGCAGTGA
- a CDS encoding diacylglycerol kinase, protein MADLYGHLPRGPAGVLRAAKWSMLGLRAAWLHESSFRLEVCMFLVLGPLGWYMGGSGVERVLLIGSCLLVMAMELMNSSMEAVIERYGAEHHPLAGRAKDMGSAAVFVLMMNVVLVWALLLLPRYL, encoded by the coding sequence ATGGCTGATCTGTACGGTCACCTGCCGCGCGGGCCGGCGGGCGTGCTACGCGCCGCGAAATGGTCGATGCTGGGCTTGCGCGCGGCGTGGCTGCATGAATCCTCGTTTCGCCTCGAAGTCTGCATGTTCCTCGTGCTGGGCCCGCTGGGCTGGTACATGGGCGGCAGCGGCGTGGAGCGCGTGCTGCTGATCGGCAGCTGCTTGCTGGTGATGGCGATGGAGTTGATGAATTCGTCGATGGAGGCGGTGATCGAGCGCTACGGCGCCGAACACCATCCCCTTGCCGGGCGCGCCAAGGACATGGGCTCGGCGGCCGTGTTCGTATTGATGATGAATGTGGTGCTGGTGTGGGCGCTGCTGCTGTTGCCGCGCTACCTGTAA
- a CDS encoding TerC family protein, translating to MDLSFLASPDAWLTLVTLSALEIVLGIDNLVFISIAVGRLPDAQRPLARKLGIAVACITRILLLITLAHLARMSQDLFVLFGMGISIRDLVLILGGAFLLVKGTLEIRDLISGGEDEDPRTTKASSVFWAVIAQIAVIDIVFSLDSVITAVGIAQHIPIMVFAILSAVAIMLLAANPLGAFIDANPTVKMLALAFILLIGGVLILDGLGSHVPKPYIYFAMGFSVLVEWLNLLMRRKAAAHRVPGAGEW from the coding sequence ATGGACCTGAGTTTCCTGGCTTCCCCCGATGCATGGCTCACGCTGGTGACGCTGAGTGCGTTGGAAATCGTGCTGGGCATCGACAACCTGGTGTTCATCTCCATTGCGGTCGGGCGGCTGCCTGATGCGCAGCGCCCGCTGGCGCGCAAGCTGGGCATCGCGGTGGCCTGCATCACCCGCATCCTGCTGCTGATCACGCTGGCCCATCTGGCACGGATGTCGCAAGACCTGTTCGTCTTGTTCGGGATGGGTATTTCAATCCGCGACCTGGTGTTGATCCTTGGCGGTGCGTTCCTGCTCGTGAAGGGCACGCTGGAAATCCGCGACCTGATCAGCGGTGGCGAGGACGAAGATCCCCGCACCACCAAGGCCTCGTCGGTGTTCTGGGCGGTGATCGCGCAGATTGCGGTCATCGACATCGTGTTTTCGCTGGACTCGGTCATCACCGCGGTGGGCATCGCCCAGCACATCCCGATCATGGTCTTCGCCATCCTGTCGGCGGTCGCGATCATGCTGCTGGCGGCCAATCCGCTGGGGGCTTTCATCGACGCCAACCCCACGGTCAAGATGTTGGCGCTGGCGTTCATCCTGCTGATTGGCGGCGTGCTGATCCTGGATGGGCTGGGCAGTCACGTGCCCAAGCCCTACATCTACTTCGCAATGGGGTTCTCGGTGCTGGTGGAGTGGTTGAACTTGTTGATGCGCCGCAAGGCGGCGGCACACCGAGTTCCGGGCGCCGGCGAGTGGTAG
- the lgt gene encoding prolipoprotein diacylglyceryl transferase, whose product MPVLHQINPIAISLGPLKVHWYGLMYLLGFAMAWWLGRRRVRAGRLPGVDDNGFGDLMFYSMLGVVLGGRIGYILFYDFGEFLKDPLLIFRVWQGGMSFHGGLLGVLVAIIWWSRRHRLHVFDTLDFIAPLVPAGLGFGRIGNYVGGELWGKPTQGTLFDGWGVVFPRALPEPFASMDSATLRTYFDSGVLNAFARHPSQLYQAALEGLVMFCVLVWYSRRPRPRFAVSGLFALLYGCFRFLVEFVREPDAQLGYLAFGWVTMGQVLSTPLIVLGLFWLWKSRSAPTLQPEPR is encoded by the coding sequence ATGCCTGTCCTGCACCAGATCAATCCAATCGCCATTTCGCTGGGACCGCTGAAAGTCCACTGGTACGGCTTGATGTACCTGTTGGGGTTTGCCATGGCCTGGTGGCTGGGCCGCCGCCGGGTGCGCGCCGGGCGGCTGCCGGGCGTGGATGACAACGGGTTTGGCGACCTGATGTTCTATTCGATGCTCGGCGTGGTGCTGGGCGGGCGGATCGGCTACATCCTGTTTTACGACTTTGGCGAATTCCTGAAAGATCCGCTGTTGATCTTCCGCGTCTGGCAGGGCGGGATGAGCTTCCACGGCGGCTTGCTGGGCGTGCTGGTCGCGATCATCTGGTGGTCGCGCAGGCACCGCCTGCACGTGTTCGATACCCTCGATTTCATCGCGCCGCTGGTGCCGGCAGGCCTGGGCTTCGGCCGCATCGGCAATTACGTCGGCGGCGAGTTGTGGGGCAAGCCGACGCAGGGGACGTTGTTCGACGGGTGGGGCGTGGTGTTCCCGCGCGCGCTGCCGGAGCCGTTTGCCTCGATGGATTCGGCCACGCTGCGAACCTACTTCGACAGCGGCGTCCTCAACGCATTCGCGCGCCACCCGTCGCAGCTCTATCAGGCTGCATTGGAGGGCCTGGTGATGTTCTGCGTGCTGGTCTGGTATTCGCGCCGGCCGCGCCCCCGCTTTGCCGTATCTGGCCTGTTTGCGCTGCTGTACGGGTGCTTCCGCTTCCTGGTGGAATTCGTGCGTGAACCTGACGCGCAGTTGGGCTACCTGGCGTTTGGTTGGGTCACGATGGGCCAAGTGTTGAGCACGCCGCTGATCGTGCTGGGCCTGTTCTGGCTGTGGAAGTCGCGCAGCGCGCCTACCCTGCAGCCGGAGCCGCGCTGA